From the genome of Amyelois transitella isolate CPQ chromosome 14, ilAmyTran1.1, whole genome shotgun sequence:
AattttcgaacttacttcgttgttaattcaatctgtgtaaattgtcaaaataaaatgtatcaaaTTTGTAACTGGACAGAAGCGCAACAAGACGCGCTAGAAGCCAGCAGCGTGCCGTGGTCGGAGGGCAGCGTGCGCGGCGCGCGGGGCGGCGGGCGGGGCGGCGCGCGGGGCGCGGGGCGGGGCGGGGGGCGCGGCCGCGGCCGGGGGCGCCCCGCCGCCACTGACGACGCGCTCGCCAAGCTCGTCGGCGTCAAGATCAAAGGTGACCGACATAGTGAGGAAGCGAAGTAGCATTGCCAACGCCGATTGGTAATACTGTATTCTCGGCTGTCAAACAAGAATTTGTTACTGGAATGTTGTTGttcagaaaaaagaaacattaatcATGTAGTGTATATTTGTATGCAACATCTCTTTGTTGATTGCAaggaaatataaaagaaaaattagtaATTAATGTGATACATTTTTGTATCCATCATCTTTATGTTCGTGAATGTTTGCgtgaaagaaacaaaaatgtaacaatCCATACTtgcataaatttaaagttatataataGCGTGGAGTATGGAGAAGAATTTATGATGCAGGCCTCTCGCCTAGTGTTTATAAAGAAGGACCAAAGTAGTCGGAGAAGCTGCATTGACGAAACTGTATTGATGCATTTCCGCGCGctaataggctattttacaccatgtaaaaaaaaatataaaaatgcacgtatcttatagattttgtaaaaaataaaagaaaaacatcgatcattattcataaaagtgcaatatggattttataattcaatttaaaaaatcctcttttttaatctgttcttcaaaagtcgaaaacgctatccgccatgttgggtactgacgtgacgtcatacttttagtaaacaaatatcgaatcgaaaacatattgatgatgtcaggctctgtttattttgaaattttaaaatttctatcacgtttttgggtttttactctttaataatttaatagaatcatggaagacggttttgtgaaagcagacaatataaatctaccgaggattaatacgttgatggtggcgaaattttttgcgtccaatcccgatttctgttctgctgagttaagaaatgttaaaacagcGATGTaagtacattcagtcagaaaagtatcgggaatggattatttatttatggttccaaattaaaatctttgttttttttgttgttgttagattggcacaactgttttccattttggcgcggagtttgagttgcatctgttgtttacattaaatacagtgctatttttagttatatcatatctagtgtgtattgctaatttcataatggataaaaacatcgaacaaagagtttgtcttaaattttgcattgccaatggaatatcgtgttcggagtcactgaaaatgttacagaaggcttacggtgaatcgactttatcaaaaactcgtgcttatgagtggtacaaagcgttcaaaagcggtcgagatgtgatggaagatttgcctcgctctggtaggccatcaacgtctgcaactgaagttaacatcgcaaaagtgaaggaaatagtgactgaaaatcctcattcaactttgagagagatagccaccgaactttctgtatctcacgagtcgatccgtaccattttaactaataatttgggtatgaaacatgttgccgctcggctagtcccaaaagacctgaatttttttcaaaaactcaatcgcatgagagtcgctgaggacatgctagaacgagtcaattccgacccaacattcatgaaacgcattgttactggtgacgagacgtgggtttacgagtttgacatgcaaactagtcaacaagcttcggagtggcgccttccaactgaaccgaaaccgaaaaaaccacgtcaaagtcgttcaaaagtcaaagtcatgttgactgttttctttgactatcgcggtgttgtgcactcggaattcttgccggaaggtcaaacgataaataaggaatattatttgagtgttatgcggcgtttaagagagcaaatcctacgaaaaaggccagatttgtggaaagaaaattcttggattttgcaccatgataatgcaccttcgcacaaggccatcattgtgaacgaatttttaaccaaacactcaacaaataccatcgagcaaccaccatattcaccagatatggctccagccgacttttttctttttcctaaactcaaattaccacttcgtggcacccgttttcaatcggtagaagacataaaagagaattcgcggcgagaactgacctcaattccggaaacagcgtttaaaaaatgttttgatgattggattattcgttggcgtaagtgtatcgtttctaaaagaggatattttgaaggtgataaaataaatttggatgaataacaaacagtttgtgtattattgatcttttcctgctactttcttgacagagtagtatttattgaattaaacattctcttacaatacacaattataataggtaaattattacacaacCAATCCAACATAAcctatatatattcatatcgTTTTCGAGCTAAAACatgaaataagtatataatatgaaaTCAACTCGCATCATAGGTTCATAACATAACCTAAAAGTACTCAAAGGTTGTTTGGTGTTATATTAACATGACTTGTGGTTACTTTACTATTTACAATGAATGCTAACTTACATCAAAGTGGTCTTCACAGAAATACAATCTTGATTTTGTAGACAATGCCTTTGGATCTCTTCTTGCTAATTTCAACCAAgtgtttctcattttaatatcacttggcagtggaatccacaatttttctggtgtttttatacttgtattcttgcattcaggaacaagacaccaacaatatatattgtaattcattattacaaaaatctttttactttagtcttacgtagagccgtattgtttactaaaagtatgacgtcacgagtcaaaacagcatggcggatggcgttttcgcgcgaaaatacaaaatcataaataataaatcgtttttagagcacttttcggcttcaaaaaattttaataaaaattctataggtataacacagtctcaggattgatttaaaacagttttcaaaaaagagtgtaatagccTATTGATTTGCCGAACGTAAAGCAAtcgaaacattattttaaacgcgGACTAGTTTGCGCGATAAATGTTATCCCGGAAGGAGTTATATGCTATGAATACTATGAAATTGcattatctttataatatttgacttTCTGTTACAAATAACAACTTATTGTCAACAGATCTCAAGACTGACGGCACTCCACTAAAACCCAATGATGtgagtattttaattacatgactatttatgattataaaataaataaaaacaattattttttaattattaattattaaaaaaaaataatttttataaagttgaaaaattcaaaaatatgttCTCATATAAATCACGAAACCTGAAACTCTGTTGGCAATTTCTCGGAATTGACTTTCtaatagaataaaacaaataggtTGAACGTGCGAAGAAACGTCAGGAACGCGAAGCGAAGCAAGCGGAGAAGGAAGCGAGAAGGGCCGAGCGACTACAGAAGAAGGAAGAGAAGGAGAAACTCAAGGAGCAGAAAGCGAAAGAGCGGGAGGAGAAGAAGATGGCGCGACTGGCGTTGCAGGTTAGATTTAACTCATACCAATCtgaataatacaaaattaaagaaatgtcGTATTGTACTTAAAGATATatgaatgtgttttttttttgcgtttttATTGCAATGTTTCAGTTTTCAGTGCCAACAGTTGTAAAGTTGTCAAAAAattctgaaatttaaaaaatgttttgccaTTTAGTCTTGTAATTAAACATAATACCTAATTATACTtctttactaaaattataggagtgaaatttttgattttgactGTTCTTTCTTTGTAAggatgaatataaatattaaatactgaACTGGTCATGAACATTCTTTCGCCCTTAAAGAGGTACATTATCTGCGATGTATGATGTACCAGTGTTTCAGAacgataattaaatattgattgtTGAGGAAAAGCAATAGTACCGATAGGACTGTCAATAGTATCGATATTGTAGATGATTTCCGAAGTCAAGTATCGATAGTTCGACAACGCGAGTACGACGACGGACGTCATGGCGGGCTGCCAGCATAACATACAGCTATAATACAGATGGTATGGTATACATTCTCAGGAGAGCAAGCGCATGAAGAAGGAGAAGGTGGAGTTCCCGGCGGCGGGCGCCGCGCCTGCGCACTTCCACGCGCACGAACAACAACGCTACCCGCAGCAGCCGCGGTTGCAGgtcaatttgatattttatatacattccttttaaataatcatcatcaattatcttgcggggtagacagagcctttaGTCTTAAAAGGCTgtctgttaggcttaatgatagaattgagattcaaatagtgacaggttgctagcccatcgaccaaaagaagaatcccatgtttataaaccaatacctaagtcgcctttaggacgtccatggaaaagagattgatttgcctattcttttttatattggtgctgaGGGATCACACggcattttaaacatttatatacctTATAAAATAACCTTCAGAAATAGATTCACAGATGGGAAGAAAAAAGAGAATAaacttttatcaaattattttaaactatcgCATTAAATtacagtaaatatttataaatgcatgTATTTAACGCGcacgtaattatttttatgtaggtgCGACCGGAACTGCGCGGTGTTGCGGGCCCCGAGGAGCGTTTGCACGTACTACGAGAAGGTAAGAAATCGTTatctttatgaataaataaattatttataaaatacaggacaaattacacagattcgagttagcctcgtagtaagttcgagacttgtgttacgagattctCACACcgctactatattttacaataaatacatataaaaattaacatccaagaccgaagccaatcagaaaaggaACCACAGATGCCGTctataatgtattaaaattataatacgaCATTGGGCGAGAAGAATTTAAGAATAAGATATAGCTTTTGGATCCCTGTAGGCTCAAGGGGATACAATTCCGCCATTGATGTATATAGTAAGCCCTCTACTTCAAAGATGGTCACCACACAAGCCACTCTCAGTTCTTGAAATTATCGAGgacctaatatttttttgatttcaaagtaattaatatgtatCTTCTCAACTAAAGAAACTTTATTTCAAGTCAAGAGTGTCACTTGACAAGGACGTGTACTATGTTTGAAGATCGAATAAAATGATGCCATAGGCTTTTGTACGGTGTTGTTTATAGCGTTTTAGTAATGTCTAACTTGTTGTTATTGTTGCAAGGTACCCTGTCGGTAGCGGGATCGCCGCAACCTTTCAAACCAGTGACGGAAGAACCCAGTATTATCACGCGAATGCCGCACATGATCAACCAGCAATATCGGTATGTTATTTGTTAAGATTTTATCTTGTTCATGAATATGTGATATATCTAAGACAAATCGTGAAGTTTTTAGTAGGATGGACCTTTTAAAAGCCTTTGTGCGAGTAAAGCAAAATCGACTCAAATTAATATAACTCAAATAATTATCACCTCTTGAGTAGGAAGAGATTAtgaatttaattcaatatttcaGGGGGCCTATGATGTATCCACAAGGCAACTCTCCGTACGGTCCGCGCGGGCAGAACATGATGTACTCCATGCATCACCCGGGCATGAACCCCGCCGCCAGGCATCAGTACCCGCCCGGGTACTACCCGCCGCAGATGCGGGCCTTACCTCCTGCCTACCCCCCCACGTCCAGCCCCGGGCCCGGGCCACACGGGTCACACTTACCGCCCGGACATCCCTCGCAGCGGCCACTCGGGCCTGCCGGGCATCCCGGCCCACGGCCTCCACCCGGACATCAGCACGGACCACACGGACCGCCAGGACACCCGCCTGGCGGACCACACGGACAGCCGGTTCATTCACCCGGCGGACTACATGGGCCACCGGGACATCCACCTGGCGGACCACATGGACCTCCCGGCGCATCACACGGACCCCCCGGCGGGCCACATGGCCCTCCCGGCGGCCCGCACGGTCCACCCGGACATTCGTTTGGTGGCCATCCTGGTCACTCGCCGGGCGGCCCGCACGGTCCCCTCGGGCCGAATTCTCACGGGCCGCCCACCCATCCGCTCCACGGGCAACTGAGAGCCACCATGGGCGCGCACGGGCCTCACGGTCCCCACGGCCCGCTCAGGCCGCACTCGCGCGGCTCCCCGGGGCTGGTGGGCGGGCCGCCCCACCCGCCGTCCCCGCTGGCTGCCGCGCCGCGCCCCGCCGCGCCcacgccgcccgccgccgacGGAGAGCCTCCGATCAAGATAAAAGCGGAAGTGAAGACCGAGCCCGAGTATCGCACGCCGCCCTCCTCGCCGCGGCCGCCGTCGCCGCGCGAGGACCCGCCGCGGAACCACCCCAAGATCAAGCACACCGAGAACAAGGACCGGCGGCCGCGCTTCCCGCTCGGGCCGTACGCGCCGCAGTACGGGCCGTACGGGCCCTACGCGCCGCCGCAGGAGCCGCCGatgccgcgcccgccgcccggCGCGCACCCGCTGCAGCGCATGCAGCAGCTGCACCGCCTGCTGCCCGCCGCCAGCCCGCCCGCAGACCCTCCCTATCTGAGCGCACACATCCGCTCTTCGCGCCCGCCCTACTTCGCCCCGCCCATGCGGCCGCCCCCCGACCGCTCCAGCCCGCACTACCCCCAATCGCCCTACGATCCGCAGAGATCCGCGCTCAGCAAACAGTTAGCGGCGCCGCCGACGATGCCGCTGTTATCGCGGGAGCGTCTCGAACGACTGTCTTCTCCGCCGGGGCCGGCTCCGCCGGGGCCGGCTCCGCCAACTCCGCCGGGACCGGGAATGTCATCTTCGCCGGGACCGGGAGCACCTTCCCCGCTGGGATTGGGACCACCTGCTCCACTAGGATCAAGAGTGCCTCCTCCATTAGGGTCGGAAGCGCCTTCTCCGCTGGGACCGGGAGCACCTCATCCGCTGGGATCGGGAGCGCCTCATTCGCTATTACCGGGAGCGCCTCCTGCACTAGGATCGGGAGCACCTTCCCCTCTTGGACCGGGAGGGCCTCATCCGCTGAGACCGGGAGCACCTCATCCGCTAGGACCAGGAGCGCCTCCACTAGGCTCGGGAGCACCTTCTCCGCTGGGCCCGGAAGCGCCTCCTCCACTAGGATCGGGAGCACCTTCCCCGCTGGGACCGGGAGCGCCTCATCCGCTGGGCTCAGGAGCGCCTCCTCCACAAGGATCGGGAGCACCTTCCCCGCTGGGACCGCGAGCGGCTCATCTACTGGGCCCGGGAGCGCCTTCTCTAAGATCGGGAGCACCTTCCCCGCTGGGCCCGGGAGCGCCTCCTCCACTAGGATCGGGAGCGCCTTCCCCGCTGGGCCCAGGAGCGCCTTCCCCGCTGGGCCCAGGAGCGCCTTCTCCACTAGGATCAGGAGCGCCTTCCCCGCTGAGACCGGGAGCGCCTCCGCTATTAGGATCGAGAGCGCCTTCCCCGCTTGGACCGAGAGCGTCGCACGGACCGGGAATTTCCCCTCTGACAAGACCGGGGGCACCTCCGACCTTCGGACAAGGAGCGTCTACTTCTCCGGGACCGAGGCTACCTCCTTCGATGGGACCGATATTACCTCCCCCTACGGCATCAGAGATCCCTCCATCAATAGGACCGGGTATACCGCCGTCGGGGTCGGAGATAGGTCCTGCGTTGGGACCGAGAATTCCTACTCCACCGGCGCCGAGAATTCTCCCGCCAGAAACGGAGTTACCTCTCACAATGAGACCGGGATTGCCTGCCCCGCCAGCAGCAGCCCCGGCCGCGGCCGAGCCCCCGGCGGGGCCGGCGGCGGGGCAGGCGGCGGGGCCGGAGGAGCGCGAGGAGGGCAGCGTGTTCGGCGGCCTCGTCAGCTACTTCTCGAGCCAGCGCGAGGACGACATAGACGCCTAGAGTGCGCCTAGCGTGCGTTGTAAATAATATCGtattagataattttatttatgcgaTGACCGTacttgtatgtatgatattatattattgtaaaactTAGAAATCTAGCGGAGATGACTACGAGTCTTTTTGGTCTCGAATAAGcgatgtattattattttggtttTGATTAAgtgagatttatttatatacgacAGATAAGTACTTACAGTATACTCTGATacgaattttattaaaagatcgaagttatttcttttgcaatataaatgttttgtcCTACAAATCTTTGTTTCAATTTAACTAAGAAATCACAAACacatctttaaataaaattgatttattattttcgcgGTCTTCCAGCCACTTTCTTGCTGCCTGCTGCTTGCTTGTTTTTTCCGCCGAAAGACAACGGTTgttctgaaaaataataaatgattcaaataaataacttaaatatataaaatgaaaactaCTTCTTACAGTTCTCAAATGCAATAATATTAATGACTACAACCGATATCTGTGGACCAGACATAGTCATTCCTTTTAGTCTAAAGCAAAGTCCAAGGACTTCAGAACCAAACAAGTAAAAGATATTTGAGGTCAAAATACTGAAGACTAAACTTTATCATTAATAGCTTTCTTTTAGGTAAAAATTAGTGAATGTGTCTTACCAGGCGGCGCTATTTTTAGAGGGATATCGTAGGTCTTGCATTTAGACCTCTTGGCCGCCGGCTCCAACTTCTCAGGCGTCTCGGTTGGTGTCACGGTTTCTTGCGTGGCAGCCCAGCCATCCTATCGCAATATAACACTCTTAGAGCTCTTAACATTAGCCTAATCAATCGATGAACATATGCGAAGTACAAGCGAAAAAagtgggtctactggaagagatttctattgaaataagtagcacctttgtactagaaagactattaaatgctcctgcatataattttgtgtacataaataaatatgctgGAAAATCCGTGACACCGCTCTGAAGACTGGCAAAGTAGGGTCTTATTCTATAGTAAACCAACAAGACTTAATCCTCGCCTTATTATGTAAATCCGTAAACCACGATGAGTAGTCAGGAACATCTAGGtttatcttaattttgtaATCTTTTACACCACCAGATGGTGCTCATGACTTTTTAAGCTTATGTTATTCcgatgtttaaataatatttctgtaaGTGTCATATAAATCctttcagtagtttttacgtGAAAGAACACACACATACTGGGACTCTAGTAAGGTCTTGAGGTAAATTGTAAGCATACCTCAGGGTCCTCAATTTCGGGCGCTATTGGCAGGAACGACAACACGTTCTCATCCTCTCCTTCCTCGTCGGAGCTGCAGAAAGCTGCCACTGGCTCGCACGTCGTCACGTCAACCTGTAATACAATATTGAGGCTTATATGGACTTTCAAATTTCATGTGTCTTTCTTTATgcactattattatatattcacTTCCCAatgaagaattaaaatttcagcttcgtaattttagttttggcTATCAGCCTCatcatcaaaatttattattattatttattactgcaTCCAAGACTTCATAGCTGTAGAGGTACCTCGACTTCCTCATCGTCGTGGCTCTCCCCAGCCTGGTCTACGGAGCGGTCTTCATCTTCTACGTCAAACTCACTCTCTCTTTCCTCATATTCTACATTCTCGTCCAATTCCTTGAAATCTGGGGCGAAAGCTGACCAGTTCTCTACTTGGTTCTGGGCCCAGATGGACACTACACCTGTAAAACATGGGTTTATTAGTTGTTTGGAATGGCTTGATGGAAATAAGGATTCACGAAAAAAATTCATTCTAGTAGGTAAGAAAAAGGTCAGTATTGacatttgatataaattataattctaaACAACTTCTTTGAACTCACTTACCCAGGCACGTCATGAATTACTCATGCACGAAATTATGTGATATATGTTCACTTCAATTATTTAACAAGTTTGACATTATCCAAAGTAAAAGCACCGTAACATACCAGCACTTATACTAGCGATGATCGGCCTGATGGGATGCCAAACAACATCCAGCAACAGTTCACCCTTAGTCCCGTGCAGGATCTTCACAATGTTCCCGATGGACTTCTCCCAAATGTAGAGTGCATGCTGTCGAGCTGAGCCCGCGCAGATGTACTCCCCGTCACCAGAGAAACAACACTTCTTCCATGTTGTTCTAGAAATAGGGAGAAAATCTGCTAGCCATTCTATTTTGTGTATTTGAAAAAGTTAGATGCAAGACTTGTCTGTCAAAAGTCCTGATTCCATAAATAAACTTGGTTgggaatttttataatttgggCCATAAACCTAAACATTAATTCATCATCAAAACTGGGTGACCTTACGAAAGAACCTACCAAATGGAAGGAACTGTGGAAATGGTGTCTTAGCAATATTCTCTTGACGTGAATACACACACAATTTCTtgactcaaaaaaaaaattaaggtcaCTGgcaacatatttaattttcatttcgcATACTTACTTGTTCACAAGATCCTGTAGTTTCTGTATAGGTTCTGGTTCCCCATTGATACCGCATTTGAGAACTGTCTTTGTGTCATAAACTCTGATTACTCTGTCTGATGTATTTACTAGAAAACaactgaaatttataattgaaaaatattagttatCATAAAAAAGTATGCTAATAAATGCTAAAAGTATAACAATGCTATTCCTCATGTCTACAATAGGAACTGAATCATTTTGAGTCaagtgtaaaatatataagtataaatcatCCAAAATAGCTGGTAAATATCTTCTTTATCCAGCTTAAATTGGCATTGATTGTAAAAGTTTTGTCACACTACCAGATAACATTTCATCAAGTTTTAactaatttgtcccatatatattgtttaacctgcacattcaagcaactggatgtgtaaccatgattcaacATGGGTTAGGTTCATCAAATAAGAGTTACTAATtctaaaaacttaatttatataatccaGAAACAAGGTCAAAAGAGGCACACCAGACTCGTCCAGAGAAGTGAGGATACAAGGAGGATGATCACACAAAGGGAAGACACTATCTGAGAAGTctactataataaatacttactctCCTCTTCTGGCAAATTCAATACTTTTGATGCTTGTGGTGCTGGAAGTACcaacagttattttaaaactagccTTTATTGTCAAAGTCTGAGAgtccaaaattaatattttgcctTTGGCATTTCCTGTATAAACATGGTCTCCTCTGCGGTCAAATGAAGCTATTACATTTACATCACCCTGTAATAAGAAACACAATCAGTAAACTTTATCAAATTTATAGTGTTTGTATGTCAccgtaagaaaaaaataacatcaccATATTTTGCTTtgggcatgataagaaaaattatgatttcaaATACTTACATCTTCATcaattggtaaaattttatgttctcCCTCATAGTCAACTAATAAAGCTGCGTGTCTAGTAGGACAGACTAGAAATCTTTTGTCTCGTCTTGGATCAAACTGGACCCGCAGTATAGGTGTAGGAAACCTGTATCGCTGTTCACATTCACCAGATAGAACATCCCAAATACACACATTGTGGTCTGTAGAGGCAGATAGAAGCtggaattaaaacaattacccattcatacataaaaaaatttgagagAATAATTGAtgcacaaatatatatattatggcaagcaatctgtcactctttgaatctcaattctaccataaagccaaacagctgaacatggcctatcagactcTTTGGGACTGTGGGcgctgtctgccccgcaaggtatatagatgtgactatatgaatgaatgaacatacatatatttctttaaccATTTATTACACAGTAACTTAAATACAgtgacaaaatataaaaaaatatatatttttttttataattcttttacttttttaatttggtatcAGTTTGGCATCTGTGTTTTTGggttaaaaatactgaagcttcagttttattaatttgtagtaAGAGTAAATTCTTAAACATAATGGACTTCAATTTGACATAAGAAAAGCAAATAGAAAAAGACACTTTACCTTTTTACAATTTCTAGACCAACTAAGACTGCAGACAGGATAAACATGAGCAGATATGGACTTAGCGATACCCCGAGTCAAGAAATCCCATATAAATACTCTGCCATCATTGCAGCCCACAGCCAGTAGCGTTCCACGTCTATTGAAGGCGCAAGTAGACGCCAAGGATATTGAGTCCAATGTTCCATCGAATTCCttgttttaaaagtattattattttaaagttgtacagaaaaaaaatatataaacaaaaagtaagcaataactac
Proteins encoded in this window:
- the LOC106132389 gene encoding retinoblastoma-binding protein 5 homolog, which translates into the protein MNLELLESFGQNYPEEFDGTLDSISLASTCAFNRRGTLLAVGCNDGRVFIWDFLTRGIAKSISAHVYPVCSLSWSRNCKKLLSASTDHNVCIWDVLSGECEQRYRFPTPILRVQFDPRRDKRFLVCPTRHAALLVDYEGEHKILPIDEDGDVNVIASFDRRGDHVYTGNAKGKILILDSQTLTIKASFKITVGTSSTTSIKSIEFARRGDCFLVNTSDRVIRVYDTKTVLKCGINGEPEPIQKLQDLVNKTTWKKCCFSGDGEYICAGSARQHALYIWEKSIGNIVKILHGTKGELLLDVVWHPIRPIIASISAGVVSIWAQNQVENWSAFAPDFKELDENVEYEERESEFDVEDEDRSVDQAGESHDDEEVEVDVTTCEPVAAFCSSDEEGEDENVLSFLPIAPEIEDPEDGWAATQETVTPTETPEKLEPAAKRSKCKTYDIPLKIAPPEQPLSFGGKNKQAAGSKKVAGRPRK